The following proteins come from a genomic window of Heptranchias perlo isolate sHepPer1 chromosome 14, sHepPer1.hap1, whole genome shotgun sequence:
- the hnrnph1l gene encoding heterogeneous nuclear ribonucleoprotein H1, like isoform X1, translating into MSESDGFVVRVRGLPWSSAAEEVLRFFSDCKILNGISGIHFTYTREGRPSGEAFIQLESEDEVKIAMKKDKESMGHRYVEVFKSNNIEMDWVLKHTGPNSPDSSNDGCVRLRGLPFGCSKEEIVQFFTGLEIVPNGITLPMDYQGRSTGEAFVQFATQDIAEKALKKHKERIGHRYIEIFKSSRAEVRTHYDPPRKLMTSQRPGPYDRPMGGRSYGIPNRAGSYEKMRRVAYGGGYGSYDDYNGYNDGYGYGSDHGFGRERDNVLIGISSQGYGNSDSGFQSTTGHCVHMRGLPFRATENDICNFFSPLNPVRVHIEIGSDGRVTGEADVEFATHEDAVAAMSKDKAHMQHRYVELFLNSTSGGSGGGYATQLAGMGSQSSYGSPSYGSPSSQQISTGYGVYGSQANMSAYGSQAGMNGSYFGTGSRGSMGMNGMGGMSNMSGGWGM; encoded by the exons ATGTCAGAAAGTGATGGATTTGTTGTCCGTGTCCGTGGATTACCCTGGTCATCTGctgctgaggaagtgctgcgcTTTTTTTCTG ACTGCAAAATCTTAAATGGGATTTCTGGAATTCATTTTACGTATACCAGAGAGGGCCGTCCTAGCGGGGAAGCATTCATTCAACTGGAATCTGAAGATGAAGTCAAAATTGCAAtgaaaaaagacaaagaaagtATGGGGCATAGATATGTAGAAG TATTTAAATCTAACAACATTGAAATGGACTGGGTTTTGAAGCACACTGGCCCCAACAGCCCTGATTCCTCAAATGATGGCTGTGTTCGTCTTAGGGGACTGCCGTTTGGCTGCAGCAAGGAAGAAATAGTACAGTTTTTTACAG GGTTGGAAATCGTGCCAAATGGGATAACATTGCCGATGGACTACCAGGGGAGGAGCACGGGGGAGGCCTTCGTGCAGTTTGCCACACAGGATATAGCTGAAAAGGCTCTAAAGAAAcacaaggaaagaatagggcacAG GtatattgaaattttcaagagcaGCCGAGCTGAGGTACGCACCCATTATGATCCTCCCCGGAAATTAATGACTAGTCAAAGACCGGGTCCTTATGACAGACCAATGGGTGGGAGAAGTTATGGTATTCCTAATCGAGCAGGATCTTATGAGAAGATGAGACGTGTAGCGTATGGTGGTG GTTATGGAAGTTACGATGATTACAATGGATACAATGATGGATATGGTTATGGGTCAGATCATGGATTTGGACGCGAACGGG ATAATGTATTAATAGGAATCTCTAGCCAAGGATACGGAAACAGTGATTCTGGCTTTCAGAGTACAACGGGTCATTGTGTGCATATGAGAGGGCTGCCATTTCGGGCTACAGAGAATGATATCTGTAAT TTTTTCTCACCACTGAACCCGGTCCGTGTCCACATAGAGATTGGATCTGATGGTAGAGTGACAGGAGAAGCAGATGTTGAGTTTGCTACCCATGAGGATGCTGTGGCTGCTATGTCAAAAGACAAAGCCCATATGC AGCATAGATATGTGGAACTCTTCCTGAACTCTACCTCTGGAGGCAGTGGCGGTGGCTATGCGACTCAATTGGCAGGAATGG GAAGCCAGTCAAGCTATGGAAGTCCAAGCTATGGTAGTCCTAGTAGTCAGCAGATAAGCACTGGATATGGAGTTTATGGAAGTCAAGCAAACATGAGTGCATATG GTAGCCAAGCTGGAATGAATGGAAGTTACTTTGGAACTGGAAGCCGAGGATCTATGGGGATGAATGGCATGGGTGGAATGTCAAACATGAGTGGAGGATGGGGGATGTAA
- the hnrnph1l gene encoding heterogeneous nuclear ribonucleoprotein H1, like isoform X2 has protein sequence MSESDGFVVRVRGLPWSSAAEEVLRFFSDCKILNGISGIHFTYTREGRPSGEAFIQLESEDEVKIAMKKDKESMGHRYVEVFKSNNIEMDWVLKHTGPNSPDSSNDGCVRLRGLPFGCSKEEIVQFFTGLEIVPNGITLPMDYQGRSTGEAFVQFATQDIAEKALKKHKERIGHRYIEIFKSSRAEVRTHYDPPRKLMTSQRPGPYDRPMGGRSYGIPNRAGSYEKMRRVAYGGGYGSYDDYNGYNDGYGYGSDHGFGRERGISSQGYGNSDSGFQSTTGHCVHMRGLPFRATENDICNFFSPLNPVRVHIEIGSDGRVTGEADVEFATHEDAVAAMSKDKAHMQHRYVELFLNSTSGGSGGGYATQLAGMGSQSSYGSPSYGSPSSQQISTGYGVYGSQANMSAYGSQAGMNGSYFGTGSRGSMGMNGMGGMSNMSGGWGM, from the exons ATGTCAGAAAGTGATGGATTTGTTGTCCGTGTCCGTGGATTACCCTGGTCATCTGctgctgaggaagtgctgcgcTTTTTTTCTG ACTGCAAAATCTTAAATGGGATTTCTGGAATTCATTTTACGTATACCAGAGAGGGCCGTCCTAGCGGGGAAGCATTCATTCAACTGGAATCTGAAGATGAAGTCAAAATTGCAAtgaaaaaagacaaagaaagtATGGGGCATAGATATGTAGAAG TATTTAAATCTAACAACATTGAAATGGACTGGGTTTTGAAGCACACTGGCCCCAACAGCCCTGATTCCTCAAATGATGGCTGTGTTCGTCTTAGGGGACTGCCGTTTGGCTGCAGCAAGGAAGAAATAGTACAGTTTTTTACAG GGTTGGAAATCGTGCCAAATGGGATAACATTGCCGATGGACTACCAGGGGAGGAGCACGGGGGAGGCCTTCGTGCAGTTTGCCACACAGGATATAGCTGAAAAGGCTCTAAAGAAAcacaaggaaagaatagggcacAG GtatattgaaattttcaagagcaGCCGAGCTGAGGTACGCACCCATTATGATCCTCCCCGGAAATTAATGACTAGTCAAAGACCGGGTCCTTATGACAGACCAATGGGTGGGAGAAGTTATGGTATTCCTAATCGAGCAGGATCTTATGAGAAGATGAGACGTGTAGCGTATGGTGGTG GTTATGGAAGTTACGATGATTACAATGGATACAATGATGGATATGGTTATGGGTCAGATCATGGATTTGGACGCGAACGGG GAATCTCTAGCCAAGGATACGGAAACAGTGATTCTGGCTTTCAGAGTACAACGGGTCATTGTGTGCATATGAGAGGGCTGCCATTTCGGGCTACAGAGAATGATATCTGTAAT TTTTTCTCACCACTGAACCCGGTCCGTGTCCACATAGAGATTGGATCTGATGGTAGAGTGACAGGAGAAGCAGATGTTGAGTTTGCTACCCATGAGGATGCTGTGGCTGCTATGTCAAAAGACAAAGCCCATATGC AGCATAGATATGTGGAACTCTTCCTGAACTCTACCTCTGGAGGCAGTGGCGGTGGCTATGCGACTCAATTGGCAGGAATGG GAAGCCAGTCAAGCTATGGAAGTCCAAGCTATGGTAGTCCTAGTAGTCAGCAGATAAGCACTGGATATGGAGTTTATGGAAGTCAAGCAAACATGAGTGCATATG GTAGCCAAGCTGGAATGAATGGAAGTTACTTTGGAACTGGAAGCCGAGGATCTATGGGGATGAATGGCATGGGTGGAATGTCAAACATGAGTGGAGGATGGGGGATGTAA